The DNA window CTACTCATCAGGAACTGCAGCACAGTCGATCTGCCAGTGCATACTATATACTAATATACAATTCAAGTCTCATCATTTCAAAACATTAGCAAACTGAGATTTTTATTGTACTTTAGAGGAGCATCAGGAAATATGCTCAAAAAATTTCAGCAGTATACAAAATATATATGCAGATTAGATACATACCAAAGGAGAGAGTTTCTGCTTTCAAATAGGATTTCATGCAAGAACATGAATAATGTATGAACCTAAGGAAAAACAAACTGAATATTATGTTTTGCTGGGACCATTGGAAATTAATTCCACTTGTTTCTCATGGGTGCTATATAGGCCAGTGCCTGACTGGACTGGTCTGCTCCATGCCATTTGCTTTCCTGATGTTCCAGGGATTGGCGCACACGTTTTAATGTTTTCAGCAGCTCCTTGTTTTTTCTCAATAGTAATTCTCTCTCCTGCAAGGCCATATTTCGTTCCCTTCTGGCCACATCCCGCTCCCTTTCAGTGAAGACAAATTCATTTTCCAAATCCTGCAGCCTAAGGGTCATCAAATATAAGTTAATTTTGTTAAACAACATTTATTTCTGATCTCCCCCTATCCCTCTGCAAACACACATACCCATATATGCACACGTGTGTATACACACTCACAAAGAGCAATATTTCTCCCATTTTTACAAGTGCTGTTACCTGGTAGGGCACAGTCTCAAAGGTATTGGACGTCTTGCTCATGTGCAAGCTCATGGAATGAGGGGTCATGTTTATTAATTTGGTACCTCCAAAAGAAAGGTGCAAATGATAATTTCCTACTGTTAAAGTCCTGTGTTAACAGGACTGATACCCAGGACCAACAAGAATGGATGGGCATAGAATCTCCTTtggtgaggtggaggtggggtATGGGTTTAGTGGGTAAAGGTCAGGGTTGTTGTGAGGTTGTGCAAGGTTTGCTTGGAGGCTGCAGAGGAGTCCATGACTGGGTTAGATTTCTATAAGTAATCAACTCAATATAGAACTGTTGTCTTTTTCACAGCACTGCATGACATTTTGATCATAAAATGTTCCAGGTCACCAGCTTgaagcattttaaaatgttacGATATATATTACTGTCCATGTTTGATTGTTGGATGGGAACCTAATAGGAGTTGACGTTGATTTTTTCAAAGAACAGCATGGCAGAATTGTAGCGAGTTCAAGTCAATTGCCTATTTTGCACTCCATTCAATTTAACTCTCCACTGATTTGAAAAACTGAGCTTACAGTCCAGGCACAAACATATGGATTAGCTATTTGAGTATAGATTTGGGACTGGCTATTAATGAATAGCCATGGAACTAAATCTCTGCAATAATTCACACTTACAGAAAAGTCAtgaaaaaaaggaagaaaaagtaAATGCAAAATAATTGAAGTCATTACTAGTAAAGTTGTATTGCTATCCATAACTGAATTTACTTTCTTTAGTTGACGCTGAGATCAGAATCTCCCTCAGCTTATTTATGAATTGACCAAATGTCTAAAATTAAATTCAAAGAATTATTTGAACAAGTTAGAATTCTGCTTTTTGAATATATTTTAGCACGGAGCACTACAGAATACATTTCAGGATTAAATAACTGTATGCCCAAATCTGCATTTTATCATGTAATATCAGTGAAAAATAAGCTGTTGGTgattagaaatgactgaatgaTACGTGGAATGTGACAGAATTGTTGGGCCACGGAAGGGAACCAGCTAAGGATGGAGAATGCAGGATTCAAGCTTAGGGACACATTCAGGAGTTTTGATTGATAGATACTTTTTGCAGAACAAAGGGCATTTGTTCAACTTTTGCAGAATACTAAAAGGGTTGGAATGGAGTCAGTGATAGTGTATATCATTGGAGGGTAGGGATTGTTAATTGTATACTAACTGTGTTTAATTGTATCTAGGTGATGGATATTAACTGTGAATTCACTTGTACTTATTTGTGTAGGAAATAATGGTTGGTGAGGTTAGAAGTTggagatggtctccttctttagatgccatcccgtattcccaattcctctgcttccgccgtatctgctcccaggaggaccaattccacccagaatacaccagatggcctccttctttagagaccgcaacttcccttcccacgtggttaaagatgccctccaacgcatctcgtccacatcctgcacctccgccctcagaccccacccctccaaccgtaacaaggacagaacgcccctggtgctcaccttccaccctaccaagctcgcataaaccaaattatccgccaacttttctgccacctccaaaaagaccccaccaccagagatatatttccctccccacccctttccgtcttccgcaaagaccgttccctccgtgactacctggtcaggtccacgcccccctacaacccaccctcccatcctggcaccttcccccgccaccgcaggaattgcaaaacctgtgcccacacctcctacctcacctccatccaaggccctaaaggagccttccacatccatcaaagttttacctgcacatccaccaatatcatttattgtatccgttgctcccaatacggtctcctctatattggggagactggacacacctcctagcaaagcgctttagggaacatctctgggacacccacaccaaacaaccacaccgccctgtggcccaacatttcaactccccctcccactctgccgaggacatggaggtcctgggcctccttcactgctgctccctcaccaccagatgcctggaggaagaacacctcatcttccacctcggaacacttcaaccccagggcatcaatgtggacttcaacagcttcctcatttccccttcccccacctcaccctagttctaaacttccagctcagtaactgtccccatgacttgtcctacctgcctatcttcttttccacctatccactctaccctcctcgttgacctatcgccttcatcccctccccactcacctattgtactctatgctactttctccccacccacaccctcctctatcttatctctccacccttcaggctctctgcctttattcctgatgaagggcttttgcccgaaacatcggatgctgcctgaactgctgtgctcttccagcaccactaatccagaatctggtttccagcatcttcagacattgtttttacctggttgtAATGTGTGTCTCTATATAAATAAATGTTTATAAAAGTGTTTTAAGATTAGCTTCAGTTCTATTCTTCACACCTGGCTTTCTGGTTTGCAACAAGGGTATTTTTCAGTGATAGGATAGACTGGTTAAAGGTCAGGATACTGCCAATGAAAGGAGCTGGAGTAATGTCTGTGATAGGATTGATAGGCCTAACAGTCTTTTCCTATTTATATTGGATCCGATCCTGCAGGGATTGATTATTTCCAGAACTTGATAACTGAAGAAAACAACAGTTACTGTCTGAACTATTGAGTACTTCCAGCATTTTCCATCCTAATTTCTAAAGGATGCTGCTGGCGATCAACATCTTTTTAAACAGAATTATTTAAATTTTGCTTTAAACATGTTATTATGAATTTGTAAAATTGAACAGTTATAAATAATTTTAACTGGAAGTATATTTAATGGTGTTCATTAACATCATCAAATCTGTACTAAAGTGTAATTATAATAATATGCTGTTACGTTACCGCAGTAAATATTCTCTCTTCATGTCTTCAAGTGTTCTTTTGAGGGTAAGCGACTCTTCCATGTAACCCCTCTCTAGTTCCTGCTCAAGTGTTTGCATTTGATTCCATAGTTGGCTTTTCTTACCATGATTTTCCTGCTTTGCTGTGGATGCACACAAGAATTATATTTGAGATTTCtcttcatccaactcaatagAAAATAATAGTCATTAATATCTATGGAAATAGACAAAATATGAGAGTAGAATTTTCAAGAATGTTTGAGAAAAATGGACTTCTGCCTTTTGGAATGACTGGGAGTTCAACTCTTGAGTTATTGACAGGATGGGTGATGGAGAAATTGACATTAGAAAATGTTTAGTCATGTGCTTGGTGATCTTTTGTTTACCCAGACATGAATGTTTCCTGCTGTTTAGGTGTTAGCTCCACTCCCTTTGGTTCTATTATTCCCTGGACCAAACAGTTGTAGGTTCAATACCCAGTCCAGGGCTTGAGCATATGCCAGCTAGGTTGACATTTTACTGCAGCGCTGAAAGAATGCTGCAAtgttggaggcactagcttttgtaTAAAATGATAAAATTCTATTGTGCTAATTCAGGTAGATATTACAAATCCTATTACATTATGCAAGAAAAGGGCAGGGAAATGTTCTGTGTAACATGCCGCCCACAACAAATGCCATCAAAAATAGATTAACTGATCATTCACTTCAATGCTATAAGTGGCACCTGCTGTGAGTAAAATAGCTACTATATTTACCCATATAATAATGGTCTCTGATTCCTCTGATTCCATTAGTTTGGAAAATATATTAATGAAGTCAATGCTGCTCTGGAATTTGTCTTATTTCCCTGGACACTAAATACCATTTTATATCCTTTATTCTTGCTACACAGTTGTCTCAAAATAATGTGCAATATACTGGGTATGTTATCAGTTCAATGCCTCACGAATTTTCACCTTCTGCCTCCCTCACCAATCCTTTCCTTCTAAAATTAACAGACTAAGAATCTTCAGTTGTCTTCCACGCATCTGTTAAATCCTGTTGCTGTAGTTAAACTGGACGTTGTTTCATTAGCTTGTTACAAACTGGAGATGTGTCACAGCTTGCAGTTGTGGATGCTGACAGCAGTTTCCAAGATCCTTTCATCACTTTTTGACATATTTCCAACATTTTGCATCTTGTGACTCTCCTACAGGTGTTCATCCAACTGAAACCCATTGATTGACATTTTCTAATGGTGGAGAGGCAGTGCAAATACAGCCCTTTAATCAACATGAACCAATTGCAATTAGGAATGCCTGCTGTCGATTTGGTAACAAATTTCAACATCTGACTTGCCTGTCAATGGGAACATTCTTCCTTATGAGCCTGGAGATATGTTGAGTGTGTAGGCAAAAATATGGCCGATAGAGTATAATGTAGGAAAAATTTGAAGTTTTTCActttttggcaggaagaatttttttttaaatcagtgtATTGCTCAAGTAGAGGATAACTGCAGAATTCCAAGGTGTAGAGGGACCTAAAGAAAGGAAACAACAGGTATTGGGTTAGATGGGAAATTGGAATTTGAAGCACAGACTGGTCAgacatgatcttgttgaatggatCAAGGGACTGAATGCCCTATTTCTGTTCATAATTTTTTTGTTTGTGGATTGTGAGTTCAGTTCTCCCTCTGGAGATTTGAGCACAAAATGTTGCTTAATGTTCCAATTATGGGTCAGTTGGTGATGCTGTCCCTCCTGTACCAAATGGTTGTAGGTTCAAATCCCAGTTCAGTACTTGAGGGAAAAGATGAAGACTGATTCTCCAGTATAGCACTGAGGGGCTGTTTCACTGTTAGAAGTGCTACATTAAACTGGAGCAAACATCTCATGACACTATTTTGAGGAACAGGGAAATTCTCTTCAATGAATTTAACTAAACAGTTTATCTCTTTTAATCAGAAGGTTTGAAAAAAGTTATCTTGTCACTGTAGCGTGGATGTTgtgagagcttgctgtgtgcGAATTGACTGTTGCATTACGACAGTAATTTCACTTCAAAGTAGTTAATTGGAGGTACAGCCTCTGGTACTATGCAAGATGCTTTATAAATGCAAAACTTTCTTTTAATATATTGAAGAATCAATAAAAATTTAATTTCAATTATAACTAATCTATGCACAAAAATGTGTTCACAGGACATAGCTGCTGCAGTCTACCCCAGTATTTATTTCCGAACTTCGGTTCGAGAAAATGATGGTGAACTGTCTTGAAATGCTGAGATCCATATGGTGTCAGGACATCCAGAGTGTTGTCCAGAaggattttcacccagtgacagtgaaagatcAGCAATTGTAGTTCCAAACCAGGGAGTTGTGTGCCTTGGAGaggaacttacaggtggtggtgtttcgatgcatctgctgcctttgtcgtTCTCAGTGGTAAAAGTCAAAGGTTTGGGAGGTTCTTTTGAAGAGTTACTGCAGAGCATcatatagatggtacacactgcttctAGTAcattcagtggtggagggagtgaacatTGAAGTAGTGGATGGGGTACCAATTAAATGGGCTGCTTCGTGCTGAtcaatgtcaagcttcttgaaagttGTTTGAGCTGTACTGATCATggcaagtgggaaatattccatcactgACTTATGACTTGTGGATGGTGGATAGGCCTTTAGGAGTGAGGAGGTGATTTACTCGCTGCAGACTCCCCAGCCTCAAACCTGCTCTTGTGAACACAGCATTTTAATAGTTGGCCATTTctttttctggtcaatggtaaccctccgAATGTTGAGAGTGGGGTATtgagcaatggtaatgccattgaattatATTTTAAGAGATTTTTCAGTGGTTAAAACACTGGCATTTCTGTGCCAGCCTGCCTGAATTATATGCCAATGAAAAATATGCTGAATGTTTAGTTAAGGTTGAAAGGATAAATGCGATTTTCAACAAAAGCCCAAAGGTAACCAGAGGGAGTTATGGAATCAGCTTGCATGGAACAAACTAGGTTTTCAACTCCATGAATACTAATTTTGGGACTTTGCAGGGAAATTGAAGTGACTGGTATAAAAGTGTTATCAGCTCTTCATTCTAATGTTTTCCAGGTGTAGATGTAGCCTACTCAGTGGCTTCCACTAAGAAGATGGGTAGCTTAAGAACAGAGTCTTCTTTGTTGGATTGGTGTCAGGCATGCTGCCTGCAAAAGCACTGAGATACAAACACTCATTCTTAGAAGGTAGGCCCATCAGGTGCTCAAATAGACACCAGACGATGTACCACCCAATCAGCAACCCTTTGATGGCTGGCAGCTCTCACTGAGAGGGACAATCAGAAGCTGGCAGACCCAGCACTCAGCTGTACCACAGAGGTTATTACTGCTACAACACCCCCCAGCATCCCCGAATAAAGCTGCAACCCAGTGATAAAATAAGAGGAAGAGCAAATGGCTATCACGAAGTGGGGGTATGTGGAGCAGGGGTTCATGAGGTTTGGAAGCAAAGGTGGGGAAGGTTCTCAGCATCCCTTCCTCTAGTCCATGACCAGATTGTTCAGACAGAGGGATCCTCCCTCCAGCTGACAGGCAGCCTGCGCAGGTTTACGTGTCAGGTATGCACCTGTTATTTGTAGTTGCGAAACTTTAGCCAAGTTGGAAAGAGGCCCTTGAGGGTCATTACATGATTGTTAGGTGTTAATGTGTCTATGTCTGCTTActatcctggccaccagacataatgtcttgccaacatcttcagtttggaaacccctggatgaccctcgtggagttcagccagtatctggcagtgaCCTTTACTTGGAACAATCATTCTATTTCCCTTCAGCCTGCAGTGAAGCCCCAGTGTTAGTGATCTGCTTGCTatctgtgtttaggtttccttggctTGGTGGtgccatttcctgtgatgatgtcagttcctgtggtgatgtcatttcctgttctcagTGAGTGGGAAATAGGGTCCAAGTTGATATGTGTTTGTAGTTTGAGTTCCAATTGGAATGTTATGCTTCTATGAATTCTcgcgtgtgtctctgtttggcttgcctgaggatggatgtgttgtccagtcgaagtggtgcccttcctcatctgcatgtaaggatcctagtgagagtgggtcatgtctttttgtagctatttgatgttcacgtatcctggtggctagttttctgcctgtttgtccaatgtcatGTCTGttgcagttcttgcaaggtattttgtagttagttttgcttgttgtctgtatgggatctttcaagttcattagctgttgtTTTAGTGTACTGGTGGGTT is part of the Chiloscyllium punctatum isolate Juve2018m chromosome 48, sChiPun1.3, whole genome shotgun sequence genome and encodes:
- the LOC140469170 gene encoding uncharacterized protein isoform X2, with protein sequence MDFRTNHENTLNKDFHRDVIRANYPSIVGHLQMSPVFYRLLQEKGILSDQQIQIIQKEGSQELKVAKLLSLLEGEGSWVLEPFSELLNETGYVQLAKVLHGTGLTKCLAKQENHGKKSQLWNQMQTLEQELERGYMEESLTLKRTLEDMKREYLLRLQDLENEFVFTERERDVARRERNMALQERELLLRKNKELLKTLKRVRQSLEHQESKWHGADQSSQALAYIAPMRNKWN
- the LOC140469170 gene encoding uncharacterized protein isoform X3; the encoded protein is MSPVFYRLLQEKGILSDQQIQIIQKEGSQELKVAKLLSLLEGEGSWVLEPFSELLNETGYVQLAKVLHGTGLTKCLAKQENHGKKSQLWNQMQTLEQELERGYMEESLTLKRTLEDMKREYLLRLQDLENEFVFTERERDVARRERNMALQERELLLRKNKELLKTLKRVRQSLEHQESKWHGADQSSQALAYIAPMRNKWN